One Aphidius gifuensis isolate YNYX2018 linkage group LG3, ASM1490517v1, whole genome shotgun sequence DNA window includes the following coding sequences:
- the LOC122851971 gene encoding ARL14 effector protein translates to MADDDDTHNNKRSGRGYRNKQRQTDNVAKKFLRDFDPQSSEREKRKLHRRLYPGSRKHILFDESGVFIKSGTNLCDCLKVDCPGCHFPCSKCGSRKCAHECRQLRRWAYESVENEGSDVIQKNNSL, encoded by the exons AtggctgatgatgatgatactcaCAACAAT AAACGATCTGGACGTGGCTACAGAAATAAGCAGCGACAGACCGACAATGTAGCCAAGAAATTCTTACGAGACTTTGATCCACAAAGCAGTGAACGCGAAAAACGTAAATTACATCGTCGTTTGTACCCGGGAAGTCGCAAACACATACTGTTCGATGAGTCTGgagtttttattaaatctgGTACCAACTTGTGTGATTGCTTGAAAGTCGATTGTCCTGGATGTCATTTTCCTTGCTCGAAATGTGGATCACGTAAATGTGCACACGAATgcag aCAACTTCGAAGATGGGCTTATGAATCAGTTGAGAACGAAGGAAGCGATGTTATTCAGAAGAACAAcagtctttaa